One region of Scophthalmus maximus strain ysfricsl-2021 chromosome 13, ASM2237912v1, whole genome shotgun sequence genomic DNA includes:
- the cpeb2 gene encoding cytoplasmic polyadenylation element-binding protein 2 isoform X4: MQDEPVGLTTTQLPPSTEERDSSSSAVSKSGKRPRQAGDRDSQLSSFAPDYTRPQQRTDLDRDRICPSRSICDLRRGRDTQQQSGRRAEFSPAESPPSRGHVGHLPQRQRVPEPEPEPRAAGRRGSPVEEAAADAASPPRTSAAPNEVQMDSPVAHHLNNGNGSSTGNMLAGGLGAAFPSLPGQEMQSAGGGSSPPSLPGFGTPWSVQTSSSPPPAPNSINPIHANAINQMPNADSDNGFYPGIPSSINPAFFQSFSPVSTNPCAGINVQGFSGPFSQQINVPQQPQSRRSPVSPQMHPQQGAFLQHRNNYNQHQPMVKQSPWGSHQGNGWGSGGMSWGRDHRRVGGMGVPGSVSHASPLKKPFSSNVIAPPKFPRSGGSLGPKSWIEENLFRTDSNSNTLLPLQDRSRMYDSLNMHSLESSLIDIMRAEQDPMKGRSSLFPIDDNLLDDGHGNQGVPGVLGSPGCYPHQNGERIERFSRKVFVGGLPPDIDEDEITSSFRRFGHLVVDWPHKAESKSYFPPKGYAFLLFQEESSVQALIEACMEEDGKLYLCVSSPTIKDKPVQIRPWNLSDSDFVMDGSQPLDPRKTIFVGGVPRPLRAIELAMIMDRLYGGVCYAGIDTDPELKYPKGAGRVAFSNQQSYIAAISARFVQLQHGDIDKRVEVKPYVLDDQLCDECQGARCGGKFAPFFCANVTCLQYYCEFCWANIHSRAGREFHKPLVKEGADRPRQIHFRWN, encoded by the exons ATGCAGGATGAGCCTGTGGGCTTGACAACCACGCAATTGCCCCCGTCGACCGAGGAAagggacagcagcagcagcgccgtcAGCAAATCTGGGAAACGGCCGAGGCAGGCCGGCGACCGTGACAGCCAGCTGAGCTCCTTCGCCCCGGATTATACCCGTCCGCAGCAGAGGACCGATCTCGATCGAGATCGCATTTGCCCCAGCCGGTCCATCTGTGACCTTCGGCGCGGCCGcgacacacagcagcagtcaGGTCGGCGCGCCGAGTTTAGCCCCGCGGAGTCGCCCCCGTCCCGGGGACACGTCGGTCACCTGCCGCAGAGGCAGCGCGTCCCCGAGCCCGAGCCCGAGCCCCGCGCTGCCGGCCGCCGCGGCTCTCCAGTGGAAGAGGCTGCAGCCGATGCTGCGTCGCCACCGCGCACCTCCGCAGCTCCGAACGAGGTCCAAATGGACTCCCCCGTCGCCCACCACTTGAATAACGGCAACGGCAGCAGCACCGGCAACATGTTGGCCGGGGGTCTCGGCGCCGCCTTCCCGAGCCTGCCGGGCCAGGAGATGCAGAGCGCCGGCGGGGGCTCGtcgccgccctccctccctgggTTCGGCACCCCGTGGTCCGTCCAGACCAGCTCCTCGCCGCCGCCCGCGCCCAACTCCATCAACCCCATCCACGCCAACGCCATCAACCAGATGCCCAACGCGGACTCCGACAACGGCTTCTACCCGGGGATCCCCTCCTCCATCAACCCGGCCTTCTTCCAGAGTTTCTCGCCGGTGTCAACTAATCCCTGCGCCGGGATTAACGTGCAGGGCTTCAGCGGCCCCTTCTCGCAGCAGATCAACGTCCCGCAGCAGCCGCAGAGCCGCAGGTCCCCGGTCAGTCCCCAGATGCATCCGCAGCAGGGCGCCTTCCTGCAGCACAGGAACAACTACAACCAACATCAG CCCATGGTGAAGCAATCTCCCTGGGGCAGCCACCAGGGGAACGGCTGGGGCTCCGGGGGGATGTCCTGGGGCCGGGACCACCGCAGAGTCGGCGGCATGGGCGTACCTGGCTCGGTCAGTCACGCCTCGCCCCTGAAGAAGCCCTTCTCCAGCAACGTCATCGCTCCTCCCAAGTTCCCACGCTCGGGGGGATCACTGGGGCCTAAGTCCTGGATCGAGGAAAACTTGTTTCGCACAGACAGTAACAGCAACACCTTGTTGCCCCtgcag GACCGCTCCAGAATGTACGACAGTCTGAACATGCACTCCCTGGAGAGCTCTCTGATCGACATCATGCGAGCCGAGCAGGATCCGATGAAAG GCcgctcctccctcttccctattGATGACAATCTCCTCGACGATGGCCACGGCAACCAGGGTGTCCCCGGGGTCCTGGGCTCCCCCGGCTGTTACCCCCACCAAAACGGGGAACGCATTGAGCGCTTCTCCCGCAAGGTGTTTGTGGGAGGTTTGCCCCCTGACATAGATGAAG ATGAAATAACCTCGAGTTTCCGCCGCTTTGGTCACCTGGTGGTGGACTGGCCGCACAAAGCAGAGAGCAAATCCTACTTTCCACCCAAAG gaTACGCCTTCCTGCTGTTCCAGGAGGAGAGCTCAGTGCAGGCTCTGATTGAAGCCTGCATGGAGGAGGACGGGAAGCTGTACCTGTGCGTCTCCAGTCCCACCATCAAGGACAAACCT GTGCAAATTCGACCTTGGAACCTGAGCGACAGTGATTTTGTGATGGACGGCTCTCAGCCCCTCGATCCCCGCAAGACCATCTTCGTGGGAGGCGTCCCTCGTCCTCTGAGAGCAA TTGAGCTGGCCATGATCATGGATCGTCTCTACGGAGGAGTCTGCTACGCGGGAATCGACACTGATCCGGAGCTCAAATACCCCAAGGGTGCAGGGCGAGTGGCCTTCTCCAATCAGCAGAGTTACATCGCTGCCATCAGCGCCAGATTCGTCCAACTGCAGCACGGCGACATCGACAAGCGG gtggaggtgaagcCCTACGTGCTGGACGACCAGCTGTGTGACGAGTGTCAGGGTGCGCGCTGCGGCGGGAAATTCGCTCCCTTCTTTTGCGCTAACGTCACCTGTCTGCAGTACTACTGTGAGTTCTGCTGGGCCAACATTCACTCCCGCGCCGGGCGAGAGTTCCACAAGCCCCTGGTCAAAGAAGGGGCCGACCGCCCCCGCCAGATTCACTTCCGCTGGAACTAG
- the cpeb2 gene encoding cytoplasmic polyadenylation element-binding protein 2 isoform X2: protein MQDEPVGLTTTQLPPSTEERDSSSSAVSKSGKRPRQAGDRDSQLSSFAPDYTRPQQRTDLDRDRICPSRSICDLRRGRDTQQQSGRRAEFSPAESPPSRGHVGHLPQRQRVPEPEPEPRAAGRRGSPVEEAAADAASPPRTSAAPNEVQMDSPVAHHLNNGNGSSTGNMLAGGLGAAFPSLPGQEMQSAGGGSSPPSLPGFGTPWSVQTSSSPPPAPNSINPIHANAINQMPNADSDNGFYPGIPSSINPAFFQSFSPVSTNPCAGINVQGFSGPFSQQINVPQQPQSRRSPVSPQMHPQQGAFLQHRNNYNQHQPMVKQSPWGSHQGNGWGSGGMSWGRDHRRVGGMGVPGSVSHASPLKKPFSSNVIAPPKFPRSGGSLGPKSWIEENLFRTDSNSNTLLPLQDRSRMYDSLNMHSLESSLIDIMRAEQDPMKGRVGCPHPGADGLLMLNGRSSLFPIDDNLLDDGHGNQGVPGVLGSPGCYPHQNGERIERFSRKVFVGGLPPDIDEDEITSSFRRFGHLVVDWPHKAESKSYFPPKGYAFLLFQEESSVQALIEACMEEDGKLYLCVSSPTIKDKPVQIRPWNLSDSDFVMDGSQPLDPRKTIFVGGVPRPLRAIELAMIMDRLYGGVCYAGIDTDPELKYPKGAGRVAFSNQQSYIAAISARFVQLQHGDIDKRVEVKPYVLDDQLCDECQGARCGGKFAPFFCANVTCLQYYCEFCWANIHSRAGREFHKPLVKEGADRPRQIHFRWN from the exons ATGCAGGATGAGCCTGTGGGCTTGACAACCACGCAATTGCCCCCGTCGACCGAGGAAagggacagcagcagcagcgccgtcAGCAAATCTGGGAAACGGCCGAGGCAGGCCGGCGACCGTGACAGCCAGCTGAGCTCCTTCGCCCCGGATTATACCCGTCCGCAGCAGAGGACCGATCTCGATCGAGATCGCATTTGCCCCAGCCGGTCCATCTGTGACCTTCGGCGCGGCCGcgacacacagcagcagtcaGGTCGGCGCGCCGAGTTTAGCCCCGCGGAGTCGCCCCCGTCCCGGGGACACGTCGGTCACCTGCCGCAGAGGCAGCGCGTCCCCGAGCCCGAGCCCGAGCCCCGCGCTGCCGGCCGCCGCGGCTCTCCAGTGGAAGAGGCTGCAGCCGATGCTGCGTCGCCACCGCGCACCTCCGCAGCTCCGAACGAGGTCCAAATGGACTCCCCCGTCGCCCACCACTTGAATAACGGCAACGGCAGCAGCACCGGCAACATGTTGGCCGGGGGTCTCGGCGCCGCCTTCCCGAGCCTGCCGGGCCAGGAGATGCAGAGCGCCGGCGGGGGCTCGtcgccgccctccctccctgggTTCGGCACCCCGTGGTCCGTCCAGACCAGCTCCTCGCCGCCGCCCGCGCCCAACTCCATCAACCCCATCCACGCCAACGCCATCAACCAGATGCCCAACGCGGACTCCGACAACGGCTTCTACCCGGGGATCCCCTCCTCCATCAACCCGGCCTTCTTCCAGAGTTTCTCGCCGGTGTCAACTAATCCCTGCGCCGGGATTAACGTGCAGGGCTTCAGCGGCCCCTTCTCGCAGCAGATCAACGTCCCGCAGCAGCCGCAGAGCCGCAGGTCCCCGGTCAGTCCCCAGATGCATCCGCAGCAGGGCGCCTTCCTGCAGCACAGGAACAACTACAACCAACATCAG CCCATGGTGAAGCAATCTCCCTGGGGCAGCCACCAGGGGAACGGCTGGGGCTCCGGGGGGATGTCCTGGGGCCGGGACCACCGCAGAGTCGGCGGCATGGGCGTACCTGGCTCGGTCAGTCACGCCTCGCCCCTGAAGAAGCCCTTCTCCAGCAACGTCATCGCTCCTCCCAAGTTCCCACGCTCGGGGGGATCACTGGGGCCTAAGTCCTGGATCGAGGAAAACTTGTTTCGCACAGACAGTAACAGCAACACCTTGTTGCCCCtgcag GACCGCTCCAGAATGTACGACAGTCTGAACATGCACTCCCTGGAGAGCTCTCTGATCGACATCATGCGAGCCGAGCAGGATCCGATGAAAG GCCGCGTGGGATGCCCTCACCCCGGGGCCGATGGCCTCCTCATGCTCAATG GCcgctcctccctcttccctattGATGACAATCTCCTCGACGATGGCCACGGCAACCAGGGTGTCCCCGGGGTCCTGGGCTCCCCCGGCTGTTACCCCCACCAAAACGGGGAACGCATTGAGCGCTTCTCCCGCAAGGTGTTTGTGGGAGGTTTGCCCCCTGACATAGATGAAG ATGAAATAACCTCGAGTTTCCGCCGCTTTGGTCACCTGGTGGTGGACTGGCCGCACAAAGCAGAGAGCAAATCCTACTTTCCACCCAAAG gaTACGCCTTCCTGCTGTTCCAGGAGGAGAGCTCAGTGCAGGCTCTGATTGAAGCCTGCATGGAGGAGGACGGGAAGCTGTACCTGTGCGTCTCCAGTCCCACCATCAAGGACAAACCT GTGCAAATTCGACCTTGGAACCTGAGCGACAGTGATTTTGTGATGGACGGCTCTCAGCCCCTCGATCCCCGCAAGACCATCTTCGTGGGAGGCGTCCCTCGTCCTCTGAGAGCAA TTGAGCTGGCCATGATCATGGATCGTCTCTACGGAGGAGTCTGCTACGCGGGAATCGACACTGATCCGGAGCTCAAATACCCCAAGGGTGCAGGGCGAGTGGCCTTCTCCAATCAGCAGAGTTACATCGCTGCCATCAGCGCCAGATTCGTCCAACTGCAGCACGGCGACATCGACAAGCGG gtggaggtgaagcCCTACGTGCTGGACGACCAGCTGTGTGACGAGTGTCAGGGTGCGCGCTGCGGCGGGAAATTCGCTCCCTTCTTTTGCGCTAACGTCACCTGTCTGCAGTACTACTGTGAGTTCTGCTGGGCCAACATTCACTCCCGCGCCGGGCGAGAGTTCCACAAGCCCCTGGTCAAAGAAGGGGCCGACCGCCCCCGCCAGATTCACTTCCGCTGGAACTAG
- the cpeb2 gene encoding cytoplasmic polyadenylation element-binding protein 2 isoform X1: protein MQDEPVGLTTTQLPPSTEERDSSSSAVSKSGKRPRQAGDRDSQLSSFAPDYTRPQQRTDLDRDRICPSRSICDLRRGRDTQQQSGRRAEFSPAESPPSRGHVGHLPQRQRVPEPEPEPRAAGRRGSPVEEAAADAASPPRTSAAPNEVQMDSPVAHHLNNGNGSSTGNMLAGGLGAAFPSLPGQEMQSAGGGSSPPSLPGFGTPWSVQTSSSPPPAPNSINPIHANAINQMPNADSDNGFYPGIPSSINPAFFQSFSPVSTNPCAGINVQGFSGPFSQQINVPQQPQSRRSPVSPQMHPQQGAFLQHRNNYNQHQPMVKQSPWGSHQGNGWGSGGMSWGRDHRRVGGMGVPGSVSHASPLKKPFSSNVIAPPKFPRSGGSLGPKSWIEENLFRTDSNSNTLLPLQDRSRMYDSLNMHSLESSLIDIMRAEQDPMKGRVGCPHPGADGLLMLNARSYGRRRGRSSLFPIDDNLLDDGHGNQGVPGVLGSPGCYPHQNGERIERFSRKVFVGGLPPDIDEDEITSSFRRFGHLVVDWPHKAESKSYFPPKGYAFLLFQEESSVQALIEACMEEDGKLYLCVSSPTIKDKPVQIRPWNLSDSDFVMDGSQPLDPRKTIFVGGVPRPLRAIELAMIMDRLYGGVCYAGIDTDPELKYPKGAGRVAFSNQQSYIAAISARFVQLQHGDIDKRVEVKPYVLDDQLCDECQGARCGGKFAPFFCANVTCLQYYCEFCWANIHSRAGREFHKPLVKEGADRPRQIHFRWN, encoded by the exons ATGCAGGATGAGCCTGTGGGCTTGACAACCACGCAATTGCCCCCGTCGACCGAGGAAagggacagcagcagcagcgccgtcAGCAAATCTGGGAAACGGCCGAGGCAGGCCGGCGACCGTGACAGCCAGCTGAGCTCCTTCGCCCCGGATTATACCCGTCCGCAGCAGAGGACCGATCTCGATCGAGATCGCATTTGCCCCAGCCGGTCCATCTGTGACCTTCGGCGCGGCCGcgacacacagcagcagtcaGGTCGGCGCGCCGAGTTTAGCCCCGCGGAGTCGCCCCCGTCCCGGGGACACGTCGGTCACCTGCCGCAGAGGCAGCGCGTCCCCGAGCCCGAGCCCGAGCCCCGCGCTGCCGGCCGCCGCGGCTCTCCAGTGGAAGAGGCTGCAGCCGATGCTGCGTCGCCACCGCGCACCTCCGCAGCTCCGAACGAGGTCCAAATGGACTCCCCCGTCGCCCACCACTTGAATAACGGCAACGGCAGCAGCACCGGCAACATGTTGGCCGGGGGTCTCGGCGCCGCCTTCCCGAGCCTGCCGGGCCAGGAGATGCAGAGCGCCGGCGGGGGCTCGtcgccgccctccctccctgggTTCGGCACCCCGTGGTCCGTCCAGACCAGCTCCTCGCCGCCGCCCGCGCCCAACTCCATCAACCCCATCCACGCCAACGCCATCAACCAGATGCCCAACGCGGACTCCGACAACGGCTTCTACCCGGGGATCCCCTCCTCCATCAACCCGGCCTTCTTCCAGAGTTTCTCGCCGGTGTCAACTAATCCCTGCGCCGGGATTAACGTGCAGGGCTTCAGCGGCCCCTTCTCGCAGCAGATCAACGTCCCGCAGCAGCCGCAGAGCCGCAGGTCCCCGGTCAGTCCCCAGATGCATCCGCAGCAGGGCGCCTTCCTGCAGCACAGGAACAACTACAACCAACATCAG CCCATGGTGAAGCAATCTCCCTGGGGCAGCCACCAGGGGAACGGCTGGGGCTCCGGGGGGATGTCCTGGGGCCGGGACCACCGCAGAGTCGGCGGCATGGGCGTACCTGGCTCGGTCAGTCACGCCTCGCCCCTGAAGAAGCCCTTCTCCAGCAACGTCATCGCTCCTCCCAAGTTCCCACGCTCGGGGGGATCACTGGGGCCTAAGTCCTGGATCGAGGAAAACTTGTTTCGCACAGACAGTAACAGCAACACCTTGTTGCCCCtgcag GACCGCTCCAGAATGTACGACAGTCTGAACATGCACTCCCTGGAGAGCTCTCTGATCGACATCATGCGAGCCGAGCAGGATCCGATGAAAG GCCGCGTGGGATGCCCTCACCCCGGGGCCGATGGCCTCCTCATGCTCAATG CCAGGAGCTATGGGAGACGTCGAG GCcgctcctccctcttccctattGATGACAATCTCCTCGACGATGGCCACGGCAACCAGGGTGTCCCCGGGGTCCTGGGCTCCCCCGGCTGTTACCCCCACCAAAACGGGGAACGCATTGAGCGCTTCTCCCGCAAGGTGTTTGTGGGAGGTTTGCCCCCTGACATAGATGAAG ATGAAATAACCTCGAGTTTCCGCCGCTTTGGTCACCTGGTGGTGGACTGGCCGCACAAAGCAGAGAGCAAATCCTACTTTCCACCCAAAG gaTACGCCTTCCTGCTGTTCCAGGAGGAGAGCTCAGTGCAGGCTCTGATTGAAGCCTGCATGGAGGAGGACGGGAAGCTGTACCTGTGCGTCTCCAGTCCCACCATCAAGGACAAACCT GTGCAAATTCGACCTTGGAACCTGAGCGACAGTGATTTTGTGATGGACGGCTCTCAGCCCCTCGATCCCCGCAAGACCATCTTCGTGGGAGGCGTCCCTCGTCCTCTGAGAGCAA TTGAGCTGGCCATGATCATGGATCGTCTCTACGGAGGAGTCTGCTACGCGGGAATCGACACTGATCCGGAGCTCAAATACCCCAAGGGTGCAGGGCGAGTGGCCTTCTCCAATCAGCAGAGTTACATCGCTGCCATCAGCGCCAGATTCGTCCAACTGCAGCACGGCGACATCGACAAGCGG gtggaggtgaagcCCTACGTGCTGGACGACCAGCTGTGTGACGAGTGTCAGGGTGCGCGCTGCGGCGGGAAATTCGCTCCCTTCTTTTGCGCTAACGTCACCTGTCTGCAGTACTACTGTGAGTTCTGCTGGGCCAACATTCACTCCCGCGCCGGGCGAGAGTTCCACAAGCCCCTGGTCAAAGAAGGGGCCGACCGCCCCCGCCAGATTCACTTCCGCTGGAACTAG
- the cpeb2 gene encoding cytoplasmic polyadenylation element-binding protein 2 isoform X3, whose translation MQDEPVGLTTTQLPPSTEERDSSSSAVSKSGKRPRQAGDRDSQLSSFAPDYTRPQQRTDLDRDRICPSRSICDLRRGRDTQQQSGRRAEFSPAESPPSRGHVGHLPQRQRVPEPEPEPRAAGRRGSPVEEAAADAASPPRTSAAPNEVQMDSPVAHHLNNGNGSSTGNMLAGGLGAAFPSLPGQEMQSAGGGSSPPSLPGFGTPWSVQTSSSPPPAPNSINPIHANAINQMPNADSDNGFYPGIPSSINPAFFQSFSPVSTNPCAGINVQGFSGPFSQQINVPQQPQSRRSPVSPQMHPQQGAFLQHRNNYNQHQPMVKQSPWGSHQGNGWGSGGMSWGRDHRRVGGMGVPGSVSHASPLKKPFSSNVIAPPKFPRSGGSLGPKSWIEENLFRTDSNSNTLLPLQDRSRMYDSLNMHSLESSLIDIMRAEQDPMKARSYGRRRGRSSLFPIDDNLLDDGHGNQGVPGVLGSPGCYPHQNGERIERFSRKVFVGGLPPDIDEDEITSSFRRFGHLVVDWPHKAESKSYFPPKGYAFLLFQEESSVQALIEACMEEDGKLYLCVSSPTIKDKPVQIRPWNLSDSDFVMDGSQPLDPRKTIFVGGVPRPLRAIELAMIMDRLYGGVCYAGIDTDPELKYPKGAGRVAFSNQQSYIAAISARFVQLQHGDIDKRVEVKPYVLDDQLCDECQGARCGGKFAPFFCANVTCLQYYCEFCWANIHSRAGREFHKPLVKEGADRPRQIHFRWN comes from the exons ATGCAGGATGAGCCTGTGGGCTTGACAACCACGCAATTGCCCCCGTCGACCGAGGAAagggacagcagcagcagcgccgtcAGCAAATCTGGGAAACGGCCGAGGCAGGCCGGCGACCGTGACAGCCAGCTGAGCTCCTTCGCCCCGGATTATACCCGTCCGCAGCAGAGGACCGATCTCGATCGAGATCGCATTTGCCCCAGCCGGTCCATCTGTGACCTTCGGCGCGGCCGcgacacacagcagcagtcaGGTCGGCGCGCCGAGTTTAGCCCCGCGGAGTCGCCCCCGTCCCGGGGACACGTCGGTCACCTGCCGCAGAGGCAGCGCGTCCCCGAGCCCGAGCCCGAGCCCCGCGCTGCCGGCCGCCGCGGCTCTCCAGTGGAAGAGGCTGCAGCCGATGCTGCGTCGCCACCGCGCACCTCCGCAGCTCCGAACGAGGTCCAAATGGACTCCCCCGTCGCCCACCACTTGAATAACGGCAACGGCAGCAGCACCGGCAACATGTTGGCCGGGGGTCTCGGCGCCGCCTTCCCGAGCCTGCCGGGCCAGGAGATGCAGAGCGCCGGCGGGGGCTCGtcgccgccctccctccctgggTTCGGCACCCCGTGGTCCGTCCAGACCAGCTCCTCGCCGCCGCCCGCGCCCAACTCCATCAACCCCATCCACGCCAACGCCATCAACCAGATGCCCAACGCGGACTCCGACAACGGCTTCTACCCGGGGATCCCCTCCTCCATCAACCCGGCCTTCTTCCAGAGTTTCTCGCCGGTGTCAACTAATCCCTGCGCCGGGATTAACGTGCAGGGCTTCAGCGGCCCCTTCTCGCAGCAGATCAACGTCCCGCAGCAGCCGCAGAGCCGCAGGTCCCCGGTCAGTCCCCAGATGCATCCGCAGCAGGGCGCCTTCCTGCAGCACAGGAACAACTACAACCAACATCAG CCCATGGTGAAGCAATCTCCCTGGGGCAGCCACCAGGGGAACGGCTGGGGCTCCGGGGGGATGTCCTGGGGCCGGGACCACCGCAGAGTCGGCGGCATGGGCGTACCTGGCTCGGTCAGTCACGCCTCGCCCCTGAAGAAGCCCTTCTCCAGCAACGTCATCGCTCCTCCCAAGTTCCCACGCTCGGGGGGATCACTGGGGCCTAAGTCCTGGATCGAGGAAAACTTGTTTCGCACAGACAGTAACAGCAACACCTTGTTGCCCCtgcag GACCGCTCCAGAATGTACGACAGTCTGAACATGCACTCCCTGGAGAGCTCTCTGATCGACATCATGCGAGCCGAGCAGGATCCGATGAAAG CCAGGAGCTATGGGAGACGTCGAG GCcgctcctccctcttccctattGATGACAATCTCCTCGACGATGGCCACGGCAACCAGGGTGTCCCCGGGGTCCTGGGCTCCCCCGGCTGTTACCCCCACCAAAACGGGGAACGCATTGAGCGCTTCTCCCGCAAGGTGTTTGTGGGAGGTTTGCCCCCTGACATAGATGAAG ATGAAATAACCTCGAGTTTCCGCCGCTTTGGTCACCTGGTGGTGGACTGGCCGCACAAAGCAGAGAGCAAATCCTACTTTCCACCCAAAG gaTACGCCTTCCTGCTGTTCCAGGAGGAGAGCTCAGTGCAGGCTCTGATTGAAGCCTGCATGGAGGAGGACGGGAAGCTGTACCTGTGCGTCTCCAGTCCCACCATCAAGGACAAACCT GTGCAAATTCGACCTTGGAACCTGAGCGACAGTGATTTTGTGATGGACGGCTCTCAGCCCCTCGATCCCCGCAAGACCATCTTCGTGGGAGGCGTCCCTCGTCCTCTGAGAGCAA TTGAGCTGGCCATGATCATGGATCGTCTCTACGGAGGAGTCTGCTACGCGGGAATCGACACTGATCCGGAGCTCAAATACCCCAAGGGTGCAGGGCGAGTGGCCTTCTCCAATCAGCAGAGTTACATCGCTGCCATCAGCGCCAGATTCGTCCAACTGCAGCACGGCGACATCGACAAGCGG gtggaggtgaagcCCTACGTGCTGGACGACCAGCTGTGTGACGAGTGTCAGGGTGCGCGCTGCGGCGGGAAATTCGCTCCCTTCTTTTGCGCTAACGTCACCTGTCTGCAGTACTACTGTGAGTTCTGCTGGGCCAACATTCACTCCCGCGCCGGGCGAGAGTTCCACAAGCCCCTGGTCAAAGAAGGGGCCGACCGCCCCCGCCAGATTCACTTCCGCTGGAACTAG